In the genome of Girardinichthys multiradiatus isolate DD_20200921_A chromosome 7, DD_fGirMul_XY1, whole genome shotgun sequence, one region contains:
- the LOC124870885 gene encoding myosin heavy chain, skeletal muscle-like: MERVVARRNWWRTMKTRGYVLREQYEEEQEAKAELQRAMSKANSEVAQWRTMYETDAIQRTQDLEEAKKKLAQRLQDAEESIEAVNVKCASLEKTKQRLQGEVEVLMIDVERANALAANLDKKQRNFDKVLAEWKQKYEESQVELEGALKEARALNTDVQNEKLL; encoded by the exons ATGGAGCGTGTGGTAGCCAGGAGGAACTggtggagaacaatgaaaaccagaggatACGTACTGAG AGAGCAgtatgaggaggagcaggaggccaAAGCGGAGCTGCAGCGTGCTATGTCCAAGGCTAACAGCGAGGTGGCTCAGTGGAGAACCATGTATGAAACTGATGCCATTCAGCGCACTCAGGATCTCGAGGAGGCCAAGAAAAAGCTTGCCCAGCGTCTTCAGGATGCGGAAGAGTCCATCGAGGCCGTGAATGTGAAATGTGCCTCTCTGGAGAAGACCAAACAGAGGCTACAGGGTGAAGTGGAGGTCTTGATGATTGACGTGGAGAGAGCTAATGCTCTGGCTGCAAACCTGGACAAGAAGCAGAGGAACTTTGACAAGGTTCTTGCAGAGTGGAAGCAGAAGTATGAAGAGAGTCAGGTCGAGCTGGAAGGAGCTCTGAAGGAGGCGCGTGCTTTGAACACAgatgttcaaaatgaaaaactccTATGA